A genomic stretch from Trifolium pratense cultivar HEN17-A07 unplaced genomic scaffold, ARS_RC_1.1 scaffold_62, whole genome shotgun sequence includes:
- the LOC123901276 gene encoding nucleotide exchange factor SIL1 has protein sequence MDRTLLLAALILCTAATATAAIAETDKNLTSHQPSWSTAAEESDLLPPDSSVSDSDGGFSSMDSMLHWAISHSDPEKLKESAQSHERLSPSELQKSQIEIKELMEKTKMLSDVELMKIAITDLNNVSTSLEDRYRALLELLELVEPLDNANDLNKLGGLSAVTRELNHDDSGIRALAAWVLGKASQNNPTFQQQVLELGVLSRLIVMVKSDSKEEGIKALYAVSAVIRNNLASQELFYAEAGGSMLQDILRNASVDIKLRRKAVLLLTDLAEYQLENVDKDEPPFFNDQDLLKSVVDLTASSDLDLQEKALVAIKSLLQLKTIEARVFRDFCALGDALNRMKQLLHDSMADEDQKDYVMDVENVRIDVEHIFNRKLVKQ, from the exons atggatcGAACACTCTTACTCGCAGCTCTCATACTCTGCACGGCGGCTACCGCGACGGCTGCCATCGCCGAAACAGACAAAAACCTCACCTCCCACCAGCCATCATGGTCCACCGCCGCCGAAGAATCCGATCTACTCCCGCCGGATTCCTCTGTTTCCGACTCCGACGGTGGCTTCTCTTCAATGGACAGCATGTTGCATTGGGCTATAA GTCATTCTGATCCTGAAAAGTTAAAGGAATCAGCACAATCTCATGAAAGATTATCGCCTAGCGAACTTCAGAAAAGTCAAATTGAAATCAAa GAACTAATGgagaaaacaaaaatgttatCGGATGTCGAATTGATGAAAATCGCGATAACTGACTTGAATAATGTGTCTACATCTTTGGAAGATAGATACCGAGCCTTACTCGAGCTTCTTGAGCTTGTTGAGCCATTAGATAATGCAAATG ATTTAAACAAACTTGGGGGGCTTTCTGCTGTTACGCGAGAACTTAATCACGATGATTCAGGTATTAGAGCTCTTGCCGCATGGGTTCTTGGAAAAGCTAGTCAAAACAACCCAACTTTTCAGCAGCAG GTCTTGGAACTAGGTGTACTGTCAAGGCTGATAGTTATGGTAAAATCTGATTCCAAAGAAGAAGGCATTAAAGCATTATATGCTGTTTCAGCTGTGATTCGTAATAATTTAGCCAGTCAGGAATTGTTCTATGCTGAAGCCGGAGGTTCGATGCTTCAG GATATTTTGAGGAATGCAAGTGTTGATATCAAACTTCGGAGGAAGGCCGTGCTTCTATTGACTGATTTAGCAGAGTATCAATTAGAAAACGTTGATAAAGATGAACCACCATTTTTCAATGATCAGGATCTGTTGAAGTCTGTGGTTGATTTAACTGCTTCAAGCGACCTTGATCTCCAGGAAAAG GCACTTGTTGCGATTAAGAGTCTCTTGCAACTAAAGACCATTGAAGCTCGAGTTTTCAGGGACTTCTGTGCTTTAGGTGATGCACTAAATAGAATGAAACAATTGTTGCATGATTCGATGGCGGATGAGGATCAGAAAGACTATGTAATGGATGTGGAAAATGTTCGTATTGACGTGGAGCACATTTTCAATAGAAAGTTGGTAAAGCAGTGA